One genomic region from Microbispora sp. ZYX-F-249 encodes:
- a CDS encoding choice-of-anchor P family protein, giving the protein MRRSHARGHAPGPSHTAFAALGALVLSAAALTAQPGPAAADPGDPGVPASPKTVFAEDFEHGQGATPILVSDYTGAAPVHQTYTADPAWLTHCNGWIASQQNPAVAPADSGCGNAWATVKEMAGALGQWAGEDPATNHAVTAYTGDDPGSGRTQLESNFSIDLGPKRFLAFSVDVAETNCFANHAKLGFYLLDAVTAVPAFTTPIEPCAHPGTTIGSVAVGTYTSDGPVLFDGGALRLRLVNFQASGIGNDAAFDNVRILDVTPRLDVSYSPDSARVGETAALKFTITNTSELAVKKGWSFTGSLPSGLTVAGAPSTDCADATVTAPQGGGQVTVTGTLPAGAASCTATVTVSAAHTGTYRTCAADVTDRTGIDPPGCAEVTFTRPALVFDAHAHGGRVSAPLVTVAPLVPSDVTCTDAPGTDDGTLLQATLPGLGSLGAIDTKADGTVGDDGLRTASASARTAGVNLLGGLVTAEEITAKAKARDDGTGQVDADGSVHITNLKVGGVSIADPKPNLTINLPLVAKVVINEQVPLAGGAGVSVNAIHVRTLAGVDIVVSHARAALTVPGTPCPSA; this is encoded by the coding sequence ATGAGGCGTTCTCATGCGCGTGGCCACGCGCCAGGTCCGTCGCACACGGCGTTCGCCGCTCTCGGCGCGCTGGTCCTGTCGGCGGCGGCCCTGACGGCCCAGCCGGGTCCGGCCGCGGCCGACCCCGGCGATCCGGGCGTGCCCGCGTCACCGAAGACCGTCTTCGCCGAGGACTTCGAGCACGGTCAGGGCGCCACACCCATCCTGGTCAGCGACTACACCGGAGCCGCACCCGTCCACCAGACCTACACCGCCGACCCGGCCTGGCTGACCCACTGCAACGGCTGGATCGCCTCCCAGCAGAACCCGGCCGTCGCACCGGCGGACTCCGGTTGCGGCAACGCCTGGGCGACGGTGAAGGAGATGGCCGGCGCACTCGGCCAGTGGGCGGGCGAGGACCCCGCGACCAACCACGCCGTCACGGCCTACACCGGGGACGACCCCGGATCGGGCAGGACTCAGCTGGAGTCGAACTTCTCCATCGACCTCGGCCCCAAGCGGTTTCTGGCCTTCTCGGTCGACGTCGCCGAGACCAACTGCTTCGCCAACCACGCCAAGCTGGGTTTCTACCTGCTGGACGCCGTGACGGCCGTGCCCGCGTTCACCACCCCGATCGAGCCGTGCGCCCACCCGGGGACCACGATCGGCTCGGTGGCCGTCGGCACCTACACCAGTGACGGGCCCGTCCTGTTCGACGGGGGCGCGCTGCGGCTGAGACTGGTCAACTTCCAGGCCAGCGGCATCGGCAACGACGCGGCGTTCGACAACGTACGCATCCTGGACGTCACGCCCCGGCTCGACGTCTCCTACAGCCCCGATTCCGCCCGGGTGGGCGAGACCGCGGCGCTGAAGTTCACGATCACCAACACCAGCGAACTGGCCGTGAAGAAGGGCTGGTCGTTCACGGGCAGCCTGCCGAGCGGGCTCACCGTCGCCGGGGCGCCGTCCACCGACTGCGCGGACGCGACCGTGACCGCGCCGCAGGGAGGGGGACAGGTCACGGTGACCGGGACCCTGCCCGCCGGGGCCGCCTCCTGCACCGCGACGGTCACCGTCTCGGCCGCCCACACCGGCACCTACCGCACGTGCGCCGCGGACGTCACCGACCGCACCGGGATCGACCCTCCGGGCTGCGCCGAGGTCACCTTCACCCGGCCCGCCCTGGTCTTCGACGCGCACGCGCACGGCGGCCGGGTCTCGGCCCCGCTGGTGACGGTCGCGCCGCTGGTTCCCTCCGACGTCACCTGCACCGACGCCCCGGGCACCGACGACGGCACGCTCCTGCAGGCCACGCTCCCCGGGCTCGGCTCGCTGGGCGCCATCGACACGAAGGCCGACGGCACGGTCGGCGACGACGGCCTGCGCACCGCGTCCGCCTCCGCCAGGACGGCGGGAGTGAACCTCCTCGGCGGCCTCGTCACCGCCGAGGAGATCACCGCCAAGGCCAAGGCCCGGGACGACGGGACCGGGCAGGTCGACGCCGACGGCTCGGTGCACATCACCAACCTCAAGGTCGGCGGCGTGTCGATCGCCGATCCCAAGCCCAACCTGACGATCAACCTCCCGCTCGTGGCGAAGGTCGTGATCAACGAGCAGGTGCCCCTCGCAGGGGGCGCCGGCGTCTCGGTCAACGCCATCCACGTGCGGACGCTGGCGGGAGTGGACATCGTGGTCAGCCACGCCAGGGCCGCCCTGACCGTCCCCGGCACGCCGTGCCCGTCCGCCTGA
- a CDS encoding cupin domain-containing protein, with the protein MSVLMQGPPDGHVRVVSAEAAAPLWTGERGSEARLVLTTAGPAPVEVWRWRLEPDEEYPGHPHQSGVVETVSVVSGRMILVVDGTEHVLEAGQTATFDGDAPHAYRGSGTGTCSLIMTAHLPPGRASAT; encoded by the coding sequence GTGTCCGTCCTGATGCAGGGGCCGCCCGACGGCCACGTCCGCGTCGTCTCGGCCGAGGCCGCCGCGCCGCTGTGGACCGGAGAACGGGGCAGCGAGGCCCGGCTCGTGCTGACGACCGCGGGCCCTGCCCCCGTCGAGGTGTGGCGCTGGCGGCTGGAACCGGACGAGGAGTACCCCGGTCATCCCCACCAGTCCGGAGTCGTGGAGACCGTCAGCGTCGTCTCCGGCCGCATGATCCTGGTCGTCGACGGCACCGAGCACGTCCTCGAAGCCGGTCAGACCGCCACGTTCGACGGCGACGCTCCGCACGCCTACCGCGGTTCGGGCACGGGCACGTGCAGCCTGATCATGACCGCCCACCTGCCGCCGGGCCGCGCTTCCGCGACCTGA
- a CDS encoding EamA family transporter has protein sequence MAVGRPLHQDGHRDAEGVGQPGVASAAAFALLYRTLAIGPMNVLSPVTALVSAALPVGVGLLQGEHLPAAGVMRRRPGSERPAYAMSAAAGVLDSVANLLFLLAARGGDLTVVAVITALYPAGTVLLARAVLAERIHRGQLIGLGAVAVSLVAMA, from the coding sequence GTGGCCGTCGGGCGGCCCCTGCATCAGGACGGACACCGAGATGCCGAGGGTGTCGGCCAGCCGGGGGTCGCGTCGGCCGCGGCGTTCGCCCTGCTCTACCGCACCCTGGCGATCGGCCCGATGAACGTGCTGTCGCCCGTGACCGCGCTGGTGTCCGCCGCGCTGCCCGTCGGCGTGGGGCTGCTGCAGGGCGAGCACCTGCCCGCGGCGGGAGTGATGCGCCGCCGGCCGGGCTCCGAGCGGCCCGCGTACGCGATGTCGGCGGCCGCGGGCGTGCTGGACTCCGTGGCGAATCTGTTGTTCCTGCTCGCCGCCCGCGGCGGGGACCTCACGGTAGTCGCCGTGATCACCGCCCTCTACCCGGCCGGCACGGTCCTGCTCGCCCGCGCCGTGCTCGCCGAACGCATCCACCGCGGCCAGCTGATCGGTCTTGGGGCCGTCGCCGTCAGCCTGGTCGCCATGGCCTGA
- a CDS encoding SDR family NAD(P)-dependent oxidoreductase: MTNQAHTSVLITGANKGLGFEAARRLGEKGWTVFLGSRDEGRGEAAAGRLTAAGVNVVMVPLDVTSEASVAGAVRLVREHTERLDVLINNAGAPGRRVAPADATADEIHSVYDTNVYGPIRVTHAFLPLLRAADNPRVVMVSSAGGSFAVVTDPDQPVSTMHELAYSSSKAALNMITVRYAQALPEIKFNVATPGEVVNHTFAATDMNNHTGALTVTEGTDSIVELATIGADGPSGIFIDRLGPVAW, translated from the coding sequence ATGACGAACCAGGCACACACGTCGGTACTGATCACCGGCGCCAACAAGGGACTCGGTTTCGAGGCGGCCCGGCGGCTCGGGGAGAAGGGCTGGACCGTCTTCCTCGGCTCGCGCGACGAAGGCCGGGGAGAGGCGGCCGCCGGCAGACTGACCGCCGCCGGCGTGAACGTGGTCATGGTCCCGCTGGACGTGACCTCGGAGGCGTCGGTGGCCGGCGCCGTCCGGCTGGTGCGGGAGCACACCGAACGGCTGGACGTGCTGATCAACAACGCCGGGGCGCCGGGAAGGCGTGTCGCACCCGCGGACGCGACGGCCGACGAGATCCATTCCGTCTACGACACCAACGTGTACGGACCGATCAGGGTCACGCACGCGTTCCTCCCCCTGTTGCGGGCGGCGGACAATCCGCGGGTGGTGATGGTGTCCAGCGCCGGCGGCTCCTTCGCGGTCGTGACCGATCCGGATCAGCCCGTCTCCACGATGCACGAGCTCGCCTACAGCTCGTCGAAGGCGGCACTGAACATGATCACCGTTCGGTACGCCCAGGCGCTTCCCGAGATCAAGTTCAACGTCGCCACTCCCGGAGAGGTCGTCAACCACACCTTCGCCGCCACCGACATGAACAACCACACCGGCGCGCTGACGGTCACCGAGGGCACCGACTCGATCGTCGAACTCGCGACGATCGGCGCCGACGGGCCGAGCGGAATCTTCATCGACCGCCTCGGCCCCGTCGCGTGGTGA
- a CDS encoding RNA polymerase sigma-70 factor, translated as MNECGETATATAGMLAGGGRMDPATEAFVAHRNLLFTVVYEMLGSAADAEDVLQETWLRWAGVALDTVGDQRAYLVRIATRQALTRLRTLGRRKESYVGPWLPEPLLTTPDVAEDVELADSVSMAMLLVLETLAPTERAVFVLREVFDLGYDEIADAVGKSPAAVRQIAHRARSHVAARRPRDVVSPARTRDAIEAFQRAVETGDLRSLLDILAPDVVALSDGGGVKRAVPRPVVGTGKVARLLAAGLHKFGAEVSVEPVQVNGCPGLIMRIDGEIDGVVAMRIEDGLVTELYFVRNPEKLSRVERETALSR; from the coding sequence ATGAACGAGTGCGGCGAGACGGCGACGGCCACCGCCGGGATGCTCGCCGGTGGCGGCCGGATGGATCCCGCCACCGAGGCGTTCGTCGCCCACCGCAACCTGCTGTTCACCGTCGTCTACGAGATGCTCGGCTCGGCCGCCGACGCCGAGGACGTCCTGCAGGAGACCTGGTTGAGGTGGGCGGGCGTCGCTCTGGACACAGTGGGCGATCAGCGTGCGTACCTGGTGCGAATCGCCACCCGGCAGGCGCTGACCCGGCTGCGTACGCTCGGCCGGCGTAAGGAGTCCTACGTCGGCCCATGGCTGCCCGAGCCGCTGCTGACCACACCCGACGTGGCCGAGGACGTCGAACTGGCCGACAGCGTCTCGATGGCGATGCTGCTGGTGCTGGAGACGCTCGCCCCGACCGAGCGGGCCGTCTTCGTGCTGCGCGAGGTGTTCGACCTCGGGTACGACGAGATCGCCGACGCCGTCGGCAAGAGCCCGGCCGCGGTCCGTCAGATCGCCCACCGGGCACGTTCACACGTCGCCGCCCGGCGGCCGCGCGACGTCGTCTCCCCAGCCAGGACCCGCGACGCCATCGAGGCGTTCCAGCGCGCGGTCGAGACCGGAGACCTGCGGAGCCTGCTCGACATCCTCGCCCCCGACGTCGTCGCGTTGAGCGACGGCGGCGGGGTCAAGCGGGCCGTGCCGCGGCCCGTCGTGGGGACCGGAAAGGTGGCCCGTCTGCTGGCCGCCGGGCTGCACAAGTTCGGCGCCGAGGTGTCGGTCGAGCCGGTGCAGGTCAACGGCTGCCCGGGGCTCATCATGCGGATCGACGGGGAGATCGACGGCGTCGTGGCGATGCGTATCGAGGACGGCCTGGTCACAGAGCTGTACTTCGTACGCAATCCGGAGAAGCTGTCGCGTGTGGAGCGAGAGACCGCGCTGAGCCGCTGA
- a CDS encoding TetR/AcrR family transcriptional regulator: MARAGVTLERLTEAAAELADEVGLENLTVSELARRFGVKDASLYSHIRNAHELRVRVAALALTELADRAAAALAGRAGRDALVAFAGAYRDYAREHPGRYAAMQVDLDPESEAADAARRHSDMTRAILRGYSLAEPDQTDAVRLLGSVFHGFVSLEAAGGFRHHPRAADESWSRMLDTIDVALRNWPPERAEPDASRVVPRP, encoded by the coding sequence ATGGCACGAGCCGGGGTGACGCTCGAGCGGCTGACCGAGGCGGCGGCGGAACTGGCCGACGAGGTGGGGCTGGAGAACCTGACGGTCTCGGAGCTGGCGCGCAGGTTCGGCGTGAAGGACGCCAGTCTGTACTCCCACATCAGGAACGCCCACGAGCTGCGGGTCCGGGTGGCCGCGCTGGCCCTGACCGAGCTCGCCGACCGGGCCGCGGCGGCGCTGGCCGGCCGGGCGGGCAGGGACGCGCTGGTCGCCTTCGCCGGCGCCTACCGCGACTACGCCAGGGAGCATCCGGGCAGGTACGCGGCGATGCAGGTGGACCTCGACCCGGAGAGCGAGGCGGCGGACGCGGCCCGGCGGCACTCCGACATGACGCGGGCGATCCTGCGCGGCTACTCACTGGCGGAGCCCGACCAGACCGACGCGGTCCGGCTGCTGGGCAGCGTCTTCCACGGGTTCGTGAGTCTCGAGGCGGCAGGCGGCTTCCGCCATCATCCGCGCGCCGCGGACGAGTCCTGGAGCCGGATGCTCGACACGATCGACGTCGCCCTGCGCAACTGGCCGCCCGAGCGCGCGGAGCCCGACGCGAGCCGTGTCGTCCCTCGCCCCTGA
- a CDS encoding FBP domain-containing protein, giving the protein MKPIAEREIRASFVNCTKGEAKRLAVPRDLDARPWDDLDFLGWQDPASPGRAYLVAEQGDRLVGVALRRATANAGHVRRSMCSLCLTTHTGDGVSLMTARRAGGSGNSVGAYICTDLACSLYLRGKKDVGPGGRMPESLTLEEKISRTAGNVSEFLQKVTQ; this is encoded by the coding sequence ATGAAGCCAATCGCTGAGCGCGAGATCCGCGCCTCGTTCGTCAACTGCACCAAGGGCGAAGCCAAACGCCTCGCCGTACCGAGGGATCTGGACGCGCGGCCCTGGGACGACCTGGACTTCCTGGGCTGGCAGGACCCCGCCTCCCCGGGCCGCGCGTATCTGGTGGCCGAGCAGGGCGACCGGCTGGTCGGAGTGGCGCTGCGGCGGGCCACCGCCAATGCCGGCCACGTGCGGCGCAGCATGTGCTCGCTCTGCCTGACCACCCATACCGGGGACGGAGTGTCGCTGATGACCGCCCGACGCGCCGGCGGCAGTGGCAACTCCGTGGGCGCTTACATCTGCACCGACCTGGCCTGCTCCCTGTATCTGCGTGGCAAGAAGGACGTCGGGCCCGGCGGGCGGATGCCCGAGTCGCTCACGCTGGAAGAGAAGATCAGCAGAACCGCGGGCAACGTGAGCGAGTTCCTCCAGAAGGTCACCCAGTGA
- the rox gene encoding rifampin monooxygenase: MSSQFTAEPSSHDMAGRDSTVGDAPGLRSPSSGADRPPATFDVIIAGCGPTGAMLAAELRLHDVRVLVLEKETEPKSFVRIVGLHVRSLELMAMRGLLDRVARHGRRRPAGGFFAAIAKPAPSLDSPYAYLLGIPQPVIEQLLEDHVIERGAQVRRGCAVAGFEQDDEGVTVELADGERLRSRFLVGCDGARSTVRKLLGVGFPGEPSRTETLMGEMEVGMPQEEIAAKVNEIRETHQRFWLRPFGGGVYSVVVPAAGVGDRAEPPTLEDFRRQLRVIAGTDFGVHSPRWLSRFGDATRVAERYRVGRVLLAGDAAHIHPPIGGQGLNLGLQDAFNLGWKLAARIRGWAPETLLDTYQAERRPVAEDVLDNTRAQMELLSTEPGPRAVRRLLTELMDFDEVNRHLIEKITAIGIRYDFGEGPDLLGRRLGDIEVKQGRLYGLLHGGRGLLLDRTERLTVGGWSDRVDHLADPTAALDAPCVLLRPDGHVAWIGDDQQDLDDHLSRWFGEPAG; the protein is encoded by the coding sequence ATGAGCTCTCAGTTCACCGCCGAGCCGTCGTCGCACGACATGGCCGGGCGGGACTCCACCGTCGGCGACGCCCCCGGACTCCGGTCGCCGTCCTCCGGCGCCGATCGCCCGCCCGCCACGTTCGACGTGATCATCGCCGGGTGCGGGCCGACCGGTGCGATGCTGGCCGCCGAACTGCGGCTGCACGACGTGCGGGTGCTCGTTCTGGAGAAGGAGACCGAGCCCAAGTCGTTCGTCCGCATAGTCGGTCTGCACGTGCGCAGTCTCGAGCTGATGGCGATGCGCGGACTGCTGGATCGCGTTGCGCGGCACGGGAGACGGCGTCCGGCCGGCGGTTTCTTCGCCGCCATCGCCAAACCCGCGCCCAGCCTGGACTCCCCGTACGCGTACCTCCTGGGCATCCCGCAGCCGGTCATCGAGCAGCTGCTCGAAGACCACGTGATCGAACGGGGTGCGCAGGTCCGGCGCGGTTGCGCGGTCGCCGGTTTCGAGCAGGACGACGAGGGGGTGACCGTCGAGCTGGCCGACGGGGAACGGCTGCGGTCGCGCTTCCTCGTCGGCTGTGACGGCGCGCGCAGTACGGTGCGCAAACTGCTCGGTGTCGGCTTCCCCGGCGAGCCCTCACGGACCGAGACGCTGATGGGCGAGATGGAAGTGGGCATGCCGCAGGAGGAGATCGCCGCCAAGGTGAACGAGATACGCGAGACCCATCAGCGATTCTGGCTCCGGCCCTTCGGTGGAGGGGTCTACAGCGTCGTGGTCCCCGCCGCAGGAGTCGGCGACCGCGCGGAACCGCCCACCCTCGAGGATTTCAGACGACAGTTGCGCGTCATCGCCGGAACCGATTTCGGCGTGCACTCCCCGCGCTGGTTGTCCCGCTTCGGGGATGCCACCCGGGTGGCCGAGCGGTATCGGGTCGGGCGGGTGCTGCTGGCCGGCGATGCGGCACACATCCATCCGCCCATCGGCGGGCAGGGCCTCAACCTGGGCCTTCAGGACGCGTTCAACCTCGGCTGGAAACTGGCCGCGCGGATCCGCGGCTGGGCGCCGGAAACACTGCTGGACACCTACCAGGCCGAACGTCGTCCGGTCGCCGAGGACGTGCTGGACAACACCCGCGCCCAGATGGAGCTGCTGTCCACCGAACCGGGCCCGCGGGCCGTGCGCAGGCTGCTCACGGAACTGATGGACTTCGACGAGGTGAACCGCCATCTGATCGAGAAGATCACCGCGATCGGCATCCGCTACGACTTCGGCGAAGGTCCCGACCTGCTCGGCCGCCGCCTGGGCGACATCGAGGTGAAACAGGGCCGCCTCTACGGTCTGCTGCATGGCGGCCGCGGCCTGCTGCTGGACCGCACCGAACGCCTGACCGTCGGCGGCTGGTCGGACCGGGTCGACCACCTCGCGGATCCCACCGCGGCACTGGATGCTCCGTGCGTCCTGCTCCGCCCCGACGGGCACGTCGCCTGGATCGGCGACGATCAGCAGGACCTGGACGACCACCTCTCCCGCTGGTTCGGCGAGCCCGCCGGCTGA